One window of the Phycodurus eques isolate BA_2022a chromosome 7, UOR_Pequ_1.1, whole genome shotgun sequence genome contains the following:
- the atm gene encoding serine-protein kinase ATM isoform X6 has product MSLALSDLLVCCRGLENDKVTERKKEAERFRQLIRAPEIVQELDRTSGPKTKDSKHLTWDGVFRFLQRYLQRETETMKSSKSNVTATTLAIRQKKMAEMSSLIKFFVRYANKRGPRLKCSVLLKHIIEVLQNPYSCSAYGKDYSTLLLKEILSVRKYWCDITPQQWHSLLDVYSGLFNSSSKFINRVLVSRVINAVIQGCCVQTDGFNRTLFSFFSKALLNARHEKHLTVLEHVISALNTFLKAVAMNCRMRVCRLGEELLPSILYVWADMRPSAALKEEIVEFFNLQICIHHPKGAKTQETGAHAEDWASWRGLLYSLYEALVKEISHIGSRGKYVTGTRRIAVKDNIIKLTADICHQLFSADRDSQISEVTQASVRSSPMGRSHCATPSKRRRIDLSWEVLLDRLQPHCSDFDIIPWLQVTEALISKYPSMVPSQAIVPLLSVLHQLLAEHRKGERGPYVLRCLRGVARCQAHLPESIRVHKPEMDRLWSRVWPLSLRGVSSPQLEAVSLDLLVSIVHAGLVNMDREFWKLFSGSACNPSQSAVICLAQALLKCPVPKDHLGVPDGSGSPNLKEILIGWLLMTDQSDEMEDSSRPHPIICSDFSSNLIANMLVSLTLKDTRAGLNFLLGYEGVESAFFQESSSLNANDDLEEIEKLYLQFSFNTHLAQSRGSDNKFKVTSTDGHFIAISSLRKKLDQSLLCVADNLLNCYFPDSQSTPAECLLRCVSLLSGVLAGYVSIGCLTEDEAGHSQLFTKAKTLAQELSGFVSSVKVKMSEELTMTTLRSVMRLCTLYAITNKDDICTVSSHLFLMTLPASLVSELAEIYKIMLSSVSPRATVVDEDEPTDNDLEMTRTQHGEDDPLFDDEESHSGTQRPRGGDSSEASNGPGAKSLLADEHLVPQDLALLAILEFLCECSSVQSFRGLLFKPQEVRRRLLQLVEQTDPSKALHVNTYLVLLKKLPAEDSLTPEEFDSLLRPLADLCFLYRQDQEICVALLMALLPSIRSLGKTHYMQLEMKHVQGSLLQVVSGFCYLSQTGKCAATVRAALVRCLVALLEADPCCRWTILSIREPEREEDRPVSVILPSLLADSHHQVRMLVAMSLERLFLDKRPEHRDRKKMLSHQQVAFENIYLKAQEGMRPVRGNSTDDMQDEMFNRKATLLKSLSVVLCSSPVCEKQTLFALFQSYKESNVEEHLIKKMLCSVSGALGYDKMKTFVSSHLYYLIAEWLSQRQSDDSYTLESFPFIFLDHDTVKEFYSSSYQVLIPHLVFLDDFEQVKSIGRYLERNWRELLADCFPKIMVNILPYVALSGQEKQVAQQREKAHRVYDLLKDANCLGKQQIDSLIHRNLPEIVVELLMSLNEGSAAEEDRGDLKRFIGELDPVPNPPFFSSHVIKATLDYLSKCHSANHKSLVAILSKTPISIQRILLALCEKAAATTNRYERHRILLMYHLFVNLLLREVKDGLGGAWAFILRDIIYTLIHHINSWLVHEDTHRPVQCDEVSIRSLSLCCDLLTAVCQAALQFCDDALDCHVHIIVGTLTAQVTNQSAISQQVLGLLQFLVIENQHKLKGAICKLEPFPDLPVFQELRYVQNNLKYNSGAFTLRQEISHFLSVAPSDSLPLTRREGLRQLSQKLHDNKDEIRELVKECHAEPTNNILVKLVLNLLQLCKMATNHPTGADILGSRK; this is encoded by the exons ATGAGTCTGGCTCTTTCTGATCTCTTGGTGTGCTGCAGGGGACTGGAAAATGACAAGGTTACAGAGAGGAAG AAAGAAGCTGAACGCTTCAGACAGCTCATACGAGCTCCAGAGATTGTGCAAGAACTTGATCGTACCTCGGGGCCTAAAACCAAAGACTCCAAACATCTCACATGGGATGGTGTTTTCAG GTTTCTACAGCGCTACCTCCAACGGGAGACTGAAACCATGAAATCGAGTAAATCCAACGTCACGGCCACAACGCTGGCCATCCGCCAGAAGAAGATGGCTGAAATGAGcagtttaattaaatttttcGTACGCTACGCAAACAAAC GTGGGCCTCGGCTAAAGTGTAGTGTGCTATTGAAGCACATCATTGAGGTTCTTCAGAATCCATACAGCTGTTCAGCCTACGGCAAAGACTACAGCACCCTCCTCCTAAAGGAAATCCTGTCTGTTCGCAAGTACTGGTGTGACATCACCCCACAGCAATGGCACA GTCTTTTGGATGTGTACAGCGGCTTGTTCAACTCCTCATCCAAATTCATTAACCGTGTTCTTGTAAGTCGTGTCATCAACGCGGTGATCCAGGGCTGCTGCGTGCAGACTGATGGATTCAACAGAACACTCTTTAGCTTCTTCTCCAAGGCATTGCTCAATGCAAG GCATGagaaacatttgactgttttagaGCATGTCATCTCAGCACTTAACACCTTCTTGAAAGCTGTTGCAATGAACTGTCGGATGAGGGTGTGTCGACTGGGGGAGGAACTACTACCATCAATATTGTATGTTTGGGCCGACATGAGGCCCAGTGCTGCTCTCAAAGAGGAGATTGTGGAGTTCTTTAACTTGCAGATCTGCATCCACCATCCTAAAGGAGCAAAGACCCAGGAAACAG gTGCTCATGCTGAAGACTGGGCTAGTTGGCGAGGTTTGCTATACAGCCTATACGAAGCATTAGTAAAAGAAATCAGTCATATTGGTAGCAGAGGAAAGTACGTCACTGGCACGAGACGCATCGCGGTCAAAGACAACATCATCAAGCTCACAGCTGATATTTGTCACCAG CTTTTCAGTGCGGACAGAGACTCGCAGATCTCCGAGGTAACGCAGGCCTCCGTCAGATCCTCCCCAATGGGTCGTTCCCACTGTGCAACACCAAGCAAGCGACGACGAATTGACCTCAGTTGGGAGGTTCTTTTGGACCGCCTGCAGCCTCATTGTAGTGACTTTGATATCATCCCATG GCTGCAGGTCACTGAAGCACTCATATCGAAGTACCCGTCTATGGTACCCAGCCAAGCGATTGTCCCACTGCTGTCAGTGTTGCACCAGCTCTTAGCCGAACACCGGAAAGGAGAAAGGGGGCCGTACGTGCTGCGCTGTTTACGAGGGGTAGCCCGATGTCAAGCCCATTTGCCAGAAAGTATCAGAGTTCACAAGCCAGAGATGGACAGACTATGGAGTCGGGTGTGGCCTCTGTCACTGCGGGGTGTGAGCTCACCCCAGTTAGAAGCTGTCAGCCTTGACCTGTTGGTTTCCATTGTCCACGCCGGATTAGTCAATATGGATAGAGAGTTCTGGAAGCTCTTCTCAGGATCAGCATGTAATCCGTCCCA GAGTGCTGTGATTTGTCTGGCCCAGGCCCTTCTGAAGTGTCCAGTCCCTAAGGACCATCTTGGGGTCCCTGATGGATCAGGATCACCTAACCTGAAGGAAATCCTTATAGGCTGGTTGTTGATGACAGATCAGAGCGACGAGATGGAGGATAGCTCCAGACCTCATCCCATCATTTGcag TGATTTTTCGAGCAATCTAATTGCAAACATGTTGGTCTCCTTGACCTTGAAAGACACCAGGGCTGGCTTGAATTTCCTTCTGGGTTATGAGGGAGTTGAAAG tgctttTTTTCAAGAGTCGTCATCGCTCAATGCTAATGATGACTTGGAGGAGATTGAGAAATTGTACTTGCAGTTCAGCTTTAACACACATTTGGCACAAAGCAGAGGATCTGACAATAAGTTTAAGGTGACATCAACAGATGGGCACTTCATAGCCATCTCCAGCCTCAGAAAGAAGTTGGATCAGTCTCTTCTTTGTGTTGCTGACAACCTTCTTAACTGCTACTTTCCTGAT AGTCAGTCCACCCCTGCGGAGTGTCTGTTGCGCTGTGTTAGCCTGCTGTCAGGTGTTCTAGCAGGTTACGTCTCCATAGGCTGTTTGACTGAGGATGAGGCAGGGCACTCCCAGCTCTTCACTAAAGCTAAG ACCCTGGCCCAGGAGTTAAGTGGATTTGTTTCTAGTGTGAAAGTGAAGATGAGTGAAGAATTAACCATGACCACACTGAGGTCTGTCATGAGGCTGTGCACTCTTTATGCCATAACAAacaag GATGACATTTGTACCGTCTCTTCTCATCTTTTCCTAATGACTCTCCCAGCAAGTCTTGTCAGCGAGCTGGCAGAGATTTACAAAATTATG CTTAGCAGTGTTTCTCCAAGAGCAACAGTTGTGGATGAAGATGAACCTACAGATAATGACTTGGAAATGACCAGAACTCAGCACGGAGAAGACGATCCTCTATTTGATGATGAGGAGTCCCACAGTGGGACCCAGAGACCCAGGGGAGGAGACAGCAGTGAAGCGTCAAATGGACCAG GTGCAAAAAGCCTGTTAGCTGACGAGCATTTGGTCCCCCAGGATCTTGCTCTCCTTGCAATCTTGGAGTTCTTGTGTGAGTGCAGCTCGGTGCAGTCATTCCGTGGCCTACTTTTTAAACCCCAGGAAGTGAGACGCAGACTCTTGCAGCTGGTGGAGCAGACTGACCCAAGCAAAGCCCTGCATGTCAACACG TATCTTGTCCTGTTGAAGAAGCTTCCTGCTGAGGACTCCCTCACTCCAGAGGAGTTTGACTCTCTGCTCCGTCCATTGGC GGACCTGTGTTTTCTGTACCGTCAGGATCAGGAGATCTGTGTTGCACTTCTTATGGCTTTATTGCCCTCCATCAGGAGTTTGGGGAAAACCCATTACATGCAATTGGAGATGAAACATGTACAGGGTTCCCTACTACAAGTGGTGTCAGGGTTCTG TTACCTGAGTCAAACGGGGAAATGCGCAGCCACTGTCCGAGCTGCTTTAGTGCGATGTCTGGTTGCGTTACTAGAG GCTGACCCGTGTTGCAGGTGGACCATACTGAGTATCAGGGAGCCTGAAAGAGAGGAAGACCGTCCAGTGTCTGTCATCCTTCCATCTCTCCTTGCAGATTCCCATCACCAAGTCCGCATGCTTGTGGCCATGTCATTGGAAAG ATTGTTTCTGGACAAGAGACCGGAACATAGAGACAGGAAAAAGATGTTGTCACACCAACAAGTAGCTTTTGAGAACATTTACTTGAAAGCTCAGGAGGGCATGAGACCTGTG AGAGGCAATTCAACTGATGACATGCAGGACGAGATGTTCAACCGTAAGGCCACTTTGCTGAAGAGTTTGTCAGTTGTGCTGTGTTCTAGTCCAGTCTGTGAGAAGCAGACCCTGTTTGCCCTCTTCCAGTCCTACAAGGAAAGCAATGTAGAGGAGCACCTTATTAAGAAG ATGTTGTGCAGTGTGTCCGGAGCACTCGGCTACGACAAGATGAAAACCTTTGTCAGCTCCCACCTGTACTACTTGATCGCTGAGTGGCTCTCCCAGAGACAGTCTGACGACAGCTACACACTTGAGTCTTTCCCTTTCATCTTCCTTGACCATGACACGGTCAAAGAGTTCTATag CTCCTCCTACCAGGTGCTCATCCCACACCTTGTCTTCCTGGATGACTTTGAACAAGTGAAGTCCATTGGTCGGTATCTTGAGAGGAACTGGAGAGAGCTTCTGGCTGATTGTTTCCCCAAGATCATGGTCAACATCCTGCCATACGTTGCGCTGTCTGGCCAGGAGAAACAGGTGGCACAACAGAGGGAGAAGGCCCACCGCGTGTATGACCTCCTCAAAGATGCAAACTGTTTGGGCAAACAG CAAATTGACAGCCTGATCCACCGTAACCTACCAGAGATTGTTGTCGAACTGCTAATGAGTCTCAATGAAGGGAGTGCAGCTGAAGAGGATAGAGGAGACTTAAAACGCTTTATAGG GGAATTGGATCCTGTCCCGAACCCGCCGTTCTTCAGCTCTCATGTCATCAAAGCTACGCTGGACTATCTGAGCAAATGCCACAGTGCAAATCACAAGTCACTGGTGGCCATTCTGTCAAAAACTCCG ATATCTATTCAGAGGATACTACTGGCATTGTGTGAAAAGGCAGCTGCGACGACCAACCGTTATGAACGCCATCGCATCCTCCTAATGTATCACCTCTTTGTTAACCTGCTACTCAGGGAGGTGAAAGACGGTCTTGGAGGAGCCTGGGCCTTTATCCTCAGGGACATCATCTACACACTCATTCACCATATCAACAGCTGGCTAGTGCACGAAGACACACACAG ACCAGTTCAATGTGATGAGGTCTCCATCCGAAGCTTGTCCCTGTGCTGTGACCTTTTGACTGCCGTATGTCAGGCTGCATTGCAGTTCTGTGATGATGCTCTTGACTGCCACGTACACATCATCGTTGGTACTCTCACAGCACAAGTGACCAACCAGTCAGCCATCTCGCAGCAG GTGCTCGGTCTATTGCAGTTTCTTGTGATAGAAAATCAACACAAACTGAAGGGAGCCATTTGCAAGTTGGAGCCATTTCCTGACCTCCCTGTATTCCAAGAGCTGCGTTATGTCCAGAATAATCTCAAATACAATTCTGGGGCCTTCACATTGAGACAG GAGATATCCCACTTCCTGTCTGTGGCACCCTCTGACTCATTACCACTGACCAGACGAGAGGGACTCAGACAACTTTCCCAAAAACTGCATGACAACAAAGATGAGATAAGAGAGCTGGTCAAAGAGTGCCATG CCGAGCCTACCAACAACATCCTGGTCAAGCTGGTTCTGAACCTGCTGCAGCTCTGTAAAATGGCAACCAACCACCCTACAGGAGCTGACATTCTAG GCAGCAGGAAGTAG
- the atm gene encoding serine-protein kinase ATM isoform X7: protein MSLALSDLLVCCRGLENDKVTERKKEAERFRQLIRAPEIVQELDRTSGPKTKDSKHLTWDGVFRFLQRYLQRETETMKSSKSNVTATTLAIRQKKMAEMSSLIKFFVRYANKRGPRLKCSVLLKHIIEVLQNPYSCSAYGKDYSTLLLKEILSVRKYWCDITPQQWHSLLDVYSGLFNSSSKFINRVLVSRVINAVIQGCCVQTDGFNRTLFSFFSKALLNARHEKHLTVLEHVISALNTFLKAVAMNCRMRVCRLGEELLPSILYVWADMRPSAALKEEIVEFFNLQICIHHPKGAKTQETGAHAEDWASWRGLLYSLYEALVKEISHIGSRGKYVTGTRRIAVKDNIIKLTADICHQLFSADRDSQISEVTQASVRSSPMGRSHCATPSKRRRIDLSWEVLLDRLQPHCSDFDIIPWLQVTEALISKYPSMVPSQAIVPLLSVLHQLLAEHRKGERGPYVLRCLRGVARCQAHLPESIRVHKPEMDRLWSRVWPLSLRGVSSPQLEAVSLDLLVSIVHAGLVNMDREFWKLFSGSACNPSQSAVICLAQALLKCPVPKDHLGVPDGSGSPNLKEILIGWLLMTDQSDEMEDSSRPHPIICSDFSSNLIANMLVSLTLKDTRAGLNFLLGYEGVESAFFQESSSLNANDDLEEIEKLYLQFSFNTHLAQSRGSDNKFKVTSTDGHFIAISSLRKKLDQSLLCVADNLLNCYFPDSQSTPAECLLRCVSLLSGVLAGYVSIGCLTEDEAGHSQLFTKAKTLAQELSGFVSSVKVKMSEELTMTTLRSVMRLCTLYAITNKDDICTVSSHLFLMTLPASLVSELAEIYKIMLSSVSPRATVVDEDEPTDNDLEMTRTQHGEDDPLFDDEESHSGTQRPRGGDSSEASNGPGAKSLLADEHLVPQDLALLAILEFLCECSSVQSFRGLLFKPQEVRRRLLQLVEQTDPSKALHVNTYLVLLKKLPAEDSLTPEEFDSLLRPLADLCFLYRQDQEICVALLMALLPSIRSLGKTHYMQLEMKHVQGSLLQVVSGFCYLSQTGKCAATVRAALVRCLVALLEADPCCRWTILSIREPEREEDRPVSVILPSLLADSHHQVRMLVAMSLERLFLDKRPEHRDRKKMLSHQQVAFENIYLKAQEGMRPVRGNSTDDMQDEMFNRKATLLKSLSVVLCSSPVCEKQTLFALFQSYKESNVEEHLIKKMLCSVSGALGYDKMKTFVSSHLYYLIAEWLSQRQSDDSYTLESFPFIFLDHDTVKEFYSSSYQVLIPHLVFLDDFEQVKSIGRYLERNWRELLADCFPKIMVNILPYVALSGQEKQVAQQREKAHRVYDLLKDANCLGKQQIDSLIHRNLPEIVVELLMSLNEGSAAEEDRGDLKRFIGELDPVPNPPFFSSHVIKATLDYLSKCHSANHKSLVAILSKTPGGERRSWRSLGLYPQGHHLHTHSPYQQLASARRHTQTSSM, encoded by the exons ATGAGTCTGGCTCTTTCTGATCTCTTGGTGTGCTGCAGGGGACTGGAAAATGACAAGGTTACAGAGAGGAAG AAAGAAGCTGAACGCTTCAGACAGCTCATACGAGCTCCAGAGATTGTGCAAGAACTTGATCGTACCTCGGGGCCTAAAACCAAAGACTCCAAACATCTCACATGGGATGGTGTTTTCAG GTTTCTACAGCGCTACCTCCAACGGGAGACTGAAACCATGAAATCGAGTAAATCCAACGTCACGGCCACAACGCTGGCCATCCGCCAGAAGAAGATGGCTGAAATGAGcagtttaattaaatttttcGTACGCTACGCAAACAAAC GTGGGCCTCGGCTAAAGTGTAGTGTGCTATTGAAGCACATCATTGAGGTTCTTCAGAATCCATACAGCTGTTCAGCCTACGGCAAAGACTACAGCACCCTCCTCCTAAAGGAAATCCTGTCTGTTCGCAAGTACTGGTGTGACATCACCCCACAGCAATGGCACA GTCTTTTGGATGTGTACAGCGGCTTGTTCAACTCCTCATCCAAATTCATTAACCGTGTTCTTGTAAGTCGTGTCATCAACGCGGTGATCCAGGGCTGCTGCGTGCAGACTGATGGATTCAACAGAACACTCTTTAGCTTCTTCTCCAAGGCATTGCTCAATGCAAG GCATGagaaacatttgactgttttagaGCATGTCATCTCAGCACTTAACACCTTCTTGAAAGCTGTTGCAATGAACTGTCGGATGAGGGTGTGTCGACTGGGGGAGGAACTACTACCATCAATATTGTATGTTTGGGCCGACATGAGGCCCAGTGCTGCTCTCAAAGAGGAGATTGTGGAGTTCTTTAACTTGCAGATCTGCATCCACCATCCTAAAGGAGCAAAGACCCAGGAAACAG gTGCTCATGCTGAAGACTGGGCTAGTTGGCGAGGTTTGCTATACAGCCTATACGAAGCATTAGTAAAAGAAATCAGTCATATTGGTAGCAGAGGAAAGTACGTCACTGGCACGAGACGCATCGCGGTCAAAGACAACATCATCAAGCTCACAGCTGATATTTGTCACCAG CTTTTCAGTGCGGACAGAGACTCGCAGATCTCCGAGGTAACGCAGGCCTCCGTCAGATCCTCCCCAATGGGTCGTTCCCACTGTGCAACACCAAGCAAGCGACGACGAATTGACCTCAGTTGGGAGGTTCTTTTGGACCGCCTGCAGCCTCATTGTAGTGACTTTGATATCATCCCATG GCTGCAGGTCACTGAAGCACTCATATCGAAGTACCCGTCTATGGTACCCAGCCAAGCGATTGTCCCACTGCTGTCAGTGTTGCACCAGCTCTTAGCCGAACACCGGAAAGGAGAAAGGGGGCCGTACGTGCTGCGCTGTTTACGAGGGGTAGCCCGATGTCAAGCCCATTTGCCAGAAAGTATCAGAGTTCACAAGCCAGAGATGGACAGACTATGGAGTCGGGTGTGGCCTCTGTCACTGCGGGGTGTGAGCTCACCCCAGTTAGAAGCTGTCAGCCTTGACCTGTTGGTTTCCATTGTCCACGCCGGATTAGTCAATATGGATAGAGAGTTCTGGAAGCTCTTCTCAGGATCAGCATGTAATCCGTCCCA GAGTGCTGTGATTTGTCTGGCCCAGGCCCTTCTGAAGTGTCCAGTCCCTAAGGACCATCTTGGGGTCCCTGATGGATCAGGATCACCTAACCTGAAGGAAATCCTTATAGGCTGGTTGTTGATGACAGATCAGAGCGACGAGATGGAGGATAGCTCCAGACCTCATCCCATCATTTGcag TGATTTTTCGAGCAATCTAATTGCAAACATGTTGGTCTCCTTGACCTTGAAAGACACCAGGGCTGGCTTGAATTTCCTTCTGGGTTATGAGGGAGTTGAAAG tgctttTTTTCAAGAGTCGTCATCGCTCAATGCTAATGATGACTTGGAGGAGATTGAGAAATTGTACTTGCAGTTCAGCTTTAACACACATTTGGCACAAAGCAGAGGATCTGACAATAAGTTTAAGGTGACATCAACAGATGGGCACTTCATAGCCATCTCCAGCCTCAGAAAGAAGTTGGATCAGTCTCTTCTTTGTGTTGCTGACAACCTTCTTAACTGCTACTTTCCTGAT AGTCAGTCCACCCCTGCGGAGTGTCTGTTGCGCTGTGTTAGCCTGCTGTCAGGTGTTCTAGCAGGTTACGTCTCCATAGGCTGTTTGACTGAGGATGAGGCAGGGCACTCCCAGCTCTTCACTAAAGCTAAG ACCCTGGCCCAGGAGTTAAGTGGATTTGTTTCTAGTGTGAAAGTGAAGATGAGTGAAGAATTAACCATGACCACACTGAGGTCTGTCATGAGGCTGTGCACTCTTTATGCCATAACAAacaag GATGACATTTGTACCGTCTCTTCTCATCTTTTCCTAATGACTCTCCCAGCAAGTCTTGTCAGCGAGCTGGCAGAGATTTACAAAATTATG CTTAGCAGTGTTTCTCCAAGAGCAACAGTTGTGGATGAAGATGAACCTACAGATAATGACTTGGAAATGACCAGAACTCAGCACGGAGAAGACGATCCTCTATTTGATGATGAGGAGTCCCACAGTGGGACCCAGAGACCCAGGGGAGGAGACAGCAGTGAAGCGTCAAATGGACCAG GTGCAAAAAGCCTGTTAGCTGACGAGCATTTGGTCCCCCAGGATCTTGCTCTCCTTGCAATCTTGGAGTTCTTGTGTGAGTGCAGCTCGGTGCAGTCATTCCGTGGCCTACTTTTTAAACCCCAGGAAGTGAGACGCAGACTCTTGCAGCTGGTGGAGCAGACTGACCCAAGCAAAGCCCTGCATGTCAACACG TATCTTGTCCTGTTGAAGAAGCTTCCTGCTGAGGACTCCCTCACTCCAGAGGAGTTTGACTCTCTGCTCCGTCCATTGGC GGACCTGTGTTTTCTGTACCGTCAGGATCAGGAGATCTGTGTTGCACTTCTTATGGCTTTATTGCCCTCCATCAGGAGTTTGGGGAAAACCCATTACATGCAATTGGAGATGAAACATGTACAGGGTTCCCTACTACAAGTGGTGTCAGGGTTCTG TTACCTGAGTCAAACGGGGAAATGCGCAGCCACTGTCCGAGCTGCTTTAGTGCGATGTCTGGTTGCGTTACTAGAG GCTGACCCGTGTTGCAGGTGGACCATACTGAGTATCAGGGAGCCTGAAAGAGAGGAAGACCGTCCAGTGTCTGTCATCCTTCCATCTCTCCTTGCAGATTCCCATCACCAAGTCCGCATGCTTGTGGCCATGTCATTGGAAAG ATTGTTTCTGGACAAGAGACCGGAACATAGAGACAGGAAAAAGATGTTGTCACACCAACAAGTAGCTTTTGAGAACATTTACTTGAAAGCTCAGGAGGGCATGAGACCTGTG AGAGGCAATTCAACTGATGACATGCAGGACGAGATGTTCAACCGTAAGGCCACTTTGCTGAAGAGTTTGTCAGTTGTGCTGTGTTCTAGTCCAGTCTGTGAGAAGCAGACCCTGTTTGCCCTCTTCCAGTCCTACAAGGAAAGCAATGTAGAGGAGCACCTTATTAAGAAG ATGTTGTGCAGTGTGTCCGGAGCACTCGGCTACGACAAGATGAAAACCTTTGTCAGCTCCCACCTGTACTACTTGATCGCTGAGTGGCTCTCCCAGAGACAGTCTGACGACAGCTACACACTTGAGTCTTTCCCTTTCATCTTCCTTGACCATGACACGGTCAAAGAGTTCTATag CTCCTCCTACCAGGTGCTCATCCCACACCTTGTCTTCCTGGATGACTTTGAACAAGTGAAGTCCATTGGTCGGTATCTTGAGAGGAACTGGAGAGAGCTTCTGGCTGATTGTTTCCCCAAGATCATGGTCAACATCCTGCCATACGTTGCGCTGTCTGGCCAGGAGAAACAGGTGGCACAACAGAGGGAGAAGGCCCACCGCGTGTATGACCTCCTCAAAGATGCAAACTGTTTGGGCAAACAG CAAATTGACAGCCTGATCCACCGTAACCTACCAGAGATTGTTGTCGAACTGCTAATGAGTCTCAATGAAGGGAGTGCAGCTGAAGAGGATAGAGGAGACTTAAAACGCTTTATAGG GGAATTGGATCCTGTCCCGAACCCGCCGTTCTTCAGCTCTCATGTCATCAAAGCTACGCTGGACTATCTGAGCAAATGCCACAGTGCAAATCACAAGTCACTGGTGGCCATTCTGTCAAAAACTCCG GGAGGTGAAAGACGGTCTTGGAGGAGCCTGGGCCTTTATCCTCAGGGACATCATCTACACACTCATTCACCATATCAACAGCTGGCTAGTGCACGAAGACACACACAG ACCAGTTCAATGTGA